The following are encoded together in the Numida meleagris isolate 19003 breed g44 Domestic line chromosome 19, NumMel1.0, whole genome shotgun sequence genome:
- the RPRD1B gene encoding regulation of nuclear pre-mRNA domain-containing protein 1B isoform X2: protein MSSFSESALEKKLSELSNSQQSVQTLSLWLIHHRKHAGPIVSVWHRELRKAKSSRKLTFLYLANDVIQNSKRKGPEFTREFESVLVDAFSHVAREADEGCKKPLERLLNIWQERSVYGSEFIQQLKLSMEDSNSPQTKVAEEKKSSLKRTFQQIQEEEDDDYPGSYSPQDPSAGPLLTEDLIKALQDLENAASGDATVRQKIASLPQEVQDVSLLEKITDKEAAERLSKTVDEACLLLAEYNGRLAAELEDRRQLARMLIEYTQNQKDVLTEKEKKLEELLALIFGEGEENFHH, encoded by the exons ATGTCCTCCTTCTCGGAGTCGGCGCTGGAGAAGAAACTGTCGGAGCTGAGCAACTCCCAGCAGAGCGTGCAGACGCTGTCGCTGTGGCTCATCCACCACCGCAAGCACGCAGGGCCCATCGTCTCCGTCTGGCACCGGGAGCTCCGCAAAG caaaatcGAGTAGGAAACTTACTTTCCTATACCTTGCAAATGATGTCATCCAGAACAGTAAAAGGAAAGGTCCTGAATTTACTAGGGAATTTGAATCTGTTCTCGTGGATGCTTTTTCTCATGTTGCCAG agaagcagatgaGGGCTGCAAAAAGCCCTTGGAACGATTGCTTAACATCTGGCAAGAAAGAAGTGTGTATGGCAGTGAGTTCATACAGCAACTGAAACTTTCTATGGAAGACTCCAATAGTCCCCAAACTAAAG ttgcagaagagaagaagtcGTCTTTAAAGCGGACTTTTCAGCAGATacaagaggaggaagatgacGATTACCCTGGGAGCTACTCACCACAAGACCCCAGCGCTGGGCCCCTGCTG ACGGAGGATTTGATCAAAGCTCTGCAGGACTTGGAGAATGCAGCATCAGGAGATGCAACAGTGCGGCAAAAAATTGCCTCCCTGCCTCAGGAAGTTCAAGATGTTTCATTACTGGAGAAAATTACAG ACAAAGAGGCGGCCGAGCGCCTTTCCAAGACCGTGGACGAAGCGTGCCTGTTGCTGGCCGAGTACAACGGGCGGCTGGCGGCGGAGCTGGAGGACAGGAGGCAGCTGGCACGCATGCTGATCGAGTACACGCAGAATCAGAAGGACGTGCTGAcggagaaggagaagaagctAGAA GAACTGCTCGCTTTGATATTTGGAGAAGGTGAAGAGAATTTCCATCACTGA
- the RPRD1B gene encoding regulation of nuclear pre-mRNA domain-containing protein 1B isoform X1, protein MSSFSESALEKKLSELSNSQQSVQTLSLWLIHHRKHAGPIVSVWHRELRKAKSSRKLTFLYLANDVIQNSKRKGPEFTREFESVLVDAFSHVAREADEGCKKPLERLLNIWQERSVYGSEFIQQLKLSMEDSNSPQTKVAEEKKSSLKRTFQQIQEEEDDDYPGSYSPQDPSAGPLLTEDLIKALQDLENAASGDATVRQKIASLPQEVQDVSLLEKITDKEAAERLSKTVDEACLLLAEYNGRLAAELEDRRQLARMLIEYTQNQKDVLTEKEKKLEEYKQKLARVTQVRKELKSHIQSLPDLSLLPNVTGGLAPLPSAGDLFSTD, encoded by the exons ATGTCCTCCTTCTCGGAGTCGGCGCTGGAGAAGAAACTGTCGGAGCTGAGCAACTCCCAGCAGAGCGTGCAGACGCTGTCGCTGTGGCTCATCCACCACCGCAAGCACGCAGGGCCCATCGTCTCCGTCTGGCACCGGGAGCTCCGCAAAG caaaatcGAGTAGGAAACTTACTTTCCTATACCTTGCAAATGATGTCATCCAGAACAGTAAAAGGAAAGGTCCTGAATTTACTAGGGAATTTGAATCTGTTCTCGTGGATGCTTTTTCTCATGTTGCCAG agaagcagatgaGGGCTGCAAAAAGCCCTTGGAACGATTGCTTAACATCTGGCAAGAAAGAAGTGTGTATGGCAGTGAGTTCATACAGCAACTGAAACTTTCTATGGAAGACTCCAATAGTCCCCAAACTAAAG ttgcagaagagaagaagtcGTCTTTAAAGCGGACTTTTCAGCAGATacaagaggaggaagatgacGATTACCCTGGGAGCTACTCACCACAAGACCCCAGCGCTGGGCCCCTGCTG ACGGAGGATTTGATCAAAGCTCTGCAGGACTTGGAGAATGCAGCATCAGGAGATGCAACAGTGCGGCAAAAAATTGCCTCCCTGCCTCAGGAAGTTCAAGATGTTTCATTACTGGAGAAAATTACAG ACAAAGAGGCGGCCGAGCGCCTTTCCAAGACCGTGGACGAAGCGTGCCTGTTGCTGGCCGAGTACAACGGGCGGCTGGCGGCGGAGCTGGAGGACAGGAGGCAGCTGGCACGCATGCTGATCGAGTACACGCAGAATCAGAAGGACGTGCTGAcggagaaggagaagaagctAGAA GAATATAAACAGAAGCTTGCTCGGGTAACCCAGGTCCGCAAGGAGCTGAAATCTCACATCCAGAGCCTTCCAGATCTGTCACTGCTGCCCAACGTCACAGGAGGTCTGGCacctctgccttctgctggTGACCTGTTTTCAACAGACTAG